CGCTCCCCTGGTACTCGCCGCGCCGCTGGTTCTTCGCCGGCCAGCGCTTGGCCCTCGCCACCTTCGGCCGAGCCAGCGCCGGCATTCGCCTCGGCTGGGAGACCGGTTTCGACTCCGGACGCAGCCTCGACTATGTCTATGAGAACCAACCCCGCGGGCTCGGCCTCTTCGGCCGCTGGGCCGATCGCATCTACCTCGACAGTCCGGGATGGCGCGGCATTCGCCAGCGCCGCCAGCATCTCGAGGGCCTCCTCGAGCGCGCCCTCGACGAGCGCCACTGCGCGAGCCGACCGGTCCACCTGGTGGACATCGCCACCGGCGCCGGACGCTACGTCCTCTCGACCCTGGCGCGGCGGCGGTCCGGCACGGTGACCGCCTGCCTGCGCGACAACACCGAGGGCAACCTGCGACAGGGCCGGGCGACGGCCCTCCGCCTCGGCCTCGAAGGGATTTCCTTCGAGCTCGGCGACGCTTTCGACGAAGAAGCCCTCGCTCGCCTGCAGCCGGCGCCGGACGTCGCCATTGTCTCCGGCCTCTACGAGCTGTTTCCGGACAACCTGCCGGTGCTGACCTCGCTCCAGGGGCTGGCGCGGGCGATGCCCGCCGGAGCGCTGCTGATCTACACCGGTCAGCCGTGGCACCCTCAGCTCGAGACCATCGCCCGCGTCCTGCGCAACCGCGATGGCGCCCGCTGGGTGATGCGCCGGCGCAGCCAGGAAGAGCTCGACGCCCTGGTGCGGGCGGCGGGCTTCGACAAGGTCGCCATGGAGATCGGCGACGACGGCATCTTCACCGTCTCCCTCGCCCGTCGCCGGGCGGACCGCGCCGGAGGTGCGCAATGAGCCGTCGACAGCACGGCCTCGACCACTACTTTCGCCTGATGGATGCCTACGGCGCCGCTCGGGTCTACGACACGGCGCTCCAGATCGGCCTGCTCGACGCCCTCGGCAGGGAGCCGCGCACGCCGGCGGACCTGGCCGGCGAGCTCGGTTTGCAGGCCGCACCGCTGGCCGGCGTTCTCGAGGTCCTCCAGGTGCTCGGCCTGGTCGAGCCCGAGGGCGATGGATTCGTTCTCGGCGACCTCGGGGAGCGCTTGGCCGCCGGCCCCTACCGCCGCCTCGGCGGCGAGTTCTGGGACCACCTGCCGGTCCTGCTGCGCACCGGCGAGCCGCTGGTACAGGCCGACGCGGCCGCCGCCGGCGAAGCCTTCTACGCCACCCAAGCGGCCTCCCTGGGCTGGATGCTGGCACCGGCCGCCGACCTCGCCGCTCGCCGTTTGCGGGTCGGGGACGAGCTGCGCGCGCCGGCGATTCTCGATCTCGGCGCCGGTTCGGCGGTTTGGAGCTTGGCGATGGCGAGCCACGATCCGGCGGCGCGGGTGGTCGCCGTCGATCGGCCGGCGGTGCTCAGCGTCGCCACCCG
This region of Acidobacteriota bacterium genomic DNA includes:
- a CDS encoding class I SAM-dependent methyltransferase, encoding MSRRQHGLDHYFRLMDAYGAARVYDTALQIGLLDALGREPRTPADLAGELGLQAAPLAGVLEVLQVLGLVEPEGDGFVLGDLGERLAAGPYRRLGGEFWDHLPVLLRTGEPLVQADAAAAGEAFYATQAASLGWMLAPAADLAARRLRVGDELRAPAILDLGAGSAVWSLAMASHDPAARVVAVDRPAVLSVATRRAASLGLEGQLAVRPGDYHQVSLEPQGYDLAVLGNVTHLEDYEGLRSLLRRVREALRSGGRAVIFDIFPRSPEGALSGALYGLGLALRTQQGRVHSETELAALLAECGFGPARLTDLPVPPQAVGMLVAEKS